The following coding sequences lie in one Populus nigra chromosome 15, ddPopNigr1.1, whole genome shotgun sequence genomic window:
- the LOC133673847 gene encoding uncharacterized protein LOC133673847, whose translation MEGLVCSNAVVLEGFLSSLIEAVVLETAIAAWKALALSLFMIGSLPNRSSDIPEESGTSQGFPFTGLHVRKKPDPDNQDASDTEDDEDDEDGQDDQDDDDEGDDEDVPDKGEDGEDPEDPEDEPEANGDGGSDDDDEDDDDDEEDDDDDEEDEDEDEEEDEEDIPQPPSKKRK comes from the exons ATGGAGGGTCTTGTTTGCTCAAACGCTGTCGTTTTGGAGGGCttcctctcttctctcattGAAGCCGTGGTACTTGAAACAGCCATTGCTGCTTGGAAGGCACTTGCTTTGTCACTTTTCATG ATAGGTTCTTTGCCTAACAGATCCAGTGACATCCCAGAAGAGTCGGGCACAAGTCAAGG GTTTCCATTTACTGGGCTTCACGTAAGGAAGAAACCTGATCCTGATAATCAAGATGCCAGTGATACTGAGGATGATGAAGACGATGAGGATGGCCAAGATGATCAGGACGATGATGATGAAGGCGATGATGAGGATGTGCCTGACAAAGGAGAGGATGGTGAGGATCCGGAGGATCCGGAGGATGAGCCTGAAGCCAATGGTGATGGTggtagtgatgatgatgatgaggacgACGATGATGACGAGGAAGATGACGATGATGACGAGGAGGATGAAGACGAGGATGAAGAGGAGGATGAGGAAGACATTCCCCAGCCACCATCTAAGAAGAGGAAATGA
- the LOC133674701 gene encoding heparanase-like protein 3, translating to MATLNADKETNKRHCFYQMSSLFTVCVFCACLYWLSASSKSAASQRIGGPRNIVEGTVFINGTAPIGTTDHDFICATLDWWPPDKCDYGTCSWGKASFLNLDLTNPILLNAIKAFSPLKIRMGGTLQDKVRYERLGEPCPTFVKSTEIFGFSQGCLPMSRWDELNNFFKQAGAVVLFGLNALSGRTTAADGSAVGAWNSSDAEFLMRYSVNKGYTIHGWELGNEVSGSGVGTKVAADQYASDINNLQMIVQTIYAGFEVKPLVLAPGGFFDANWFTQFINKTPRSLQVVTHHIYNLGPGDDDHLIDKILNPSYLDGGSRPFRSLQGILKTSGTPAVAWVGEAGGAYNSGHNLVTNAFVFSFWYLDQLGMASSYDTKTYCRQTLIGGNYGLLNTGTFVPNPDYYSALLWHRLMGRNVLSTTFSGTNNIRAYAHCAKASKGITLLLINLDGNTTVKVHVSTENVTSNGTLVTQQQNQTKFSGMSRGSIIDVSTREEYHLTALNGDLHSQTVLLNGNLLSVNSSGRIPPLEPIETSQSDPITVAPFSIVFAHIANSTVPACEYVE from the exons ATGGCGACCTTAAATGCTGATAAAGAGACAAACAAAAGGCATTGTTTTTATCAGATGAGCAGTTTGTTCACTGTTTGCGTTTTCTGTGCTTGTTTGTACTGGCTGAGTGCAAGCTCAAAATCTGCGGCTTCACAGAGAATAGGAGGGCCTAGAAATATTGTTGAAGGCACTGTTTTTATCAATGGAACAGCTCCAATTGGGACAACAGaccatgattttatttgtgCTACTTTGGACTGGTGGCCTCCCGATAAATGTGACTATGGAACTTGTAGCTGGGGCAAAGCTTCTTTTCTTAATCTG GATCTTACCAACCCAATATTGTTGAATGCAATCAAAG CCTTTTCTCCTCTGAAAATCAGAATGGGGGGCACTTTACAAGATAAAGTCAGATATGAAAGACTAGGTGAACCTTGTCCAACATTTGTCAAAAGTACAGAAATTTTCGGCTTTTCCCAAGGTTGCTTGCCAATGTCTCGGTGGGATGAATTGAACAACTTCTTCAAACAAGCCGG GGCTGTTGTTCTTTTCGGGTTAAATGCGTTGAGTGGCAGGACAACAGCGGCAGATGGTTCTGCTGTAGGTGCTTGGAATTCAAGTGATGCTGAATTTCTCATGCGATATTCTGTTAACAAGGGGTACACCATTCACGGTTGGGAGCTTG GAAATGAAGTAAGTGGGAGTGGAGTTGGAACAAAAGTCGCAGCAGATCAATATGCATCTGACATAAACAATCTGCAGATGATAGTGCAAACTATTTATGCAGGTTTTGAAGTTAAGCCACTAGTCCTAGCACCAGGAGGGTTCTTTGATGCAAACTGGTTCAcacaatttataaacaaaacacCTAGATCTCTTCAAGTAGTCACCCACCACATTTATAACCTTGGTCCAG GTGATGATGATCACCTAATTGATAAGATATTGAATCCATCATACCTCGATGGAGGTTCCCGACCATTCAGAAGTCTTCAGGGGATTTTGAAGACTTCAGGGACTCCAGCTGTTGCTTGGGTTGGTGAGGCAGGAGGTGCTTACAACAGTGGCCATAATCTTGTCACAAATGCATTTGTGTTTAGTTTCTG GTACTTGGACCAGCTAGGCATGGCATCGTCATATGACACAAAAACATATTGTAGACAGACATTGATTGGTGGAAATTATGGCCTTCTTAACACTGGCACCTTTGTCCCTAATCCTGATTATTACAG TGCTCTTCTGTGGCACCGTTTGATGGGAAGAAATGTTCTGTCAACAACTTTCTCTGGGACTAACAACATACGCGCTTATGCTCACTGTGCAAAAGCATCG AAAGGAATTACATTGCTGTTGATCAACCTCGACGGAAACACTACTGTTAAAGTCCATGTTTCAACTGAAAATGTTACCAGCAATGGAACTTTGGTAacgcaacaacaaaatcaaacaaagttTTCCGGGATGTCTAGGGGTTCAATTATCGATGTCAGTACAAGAGAGGAATATCATTTAACGGCCCTGAATGGTGATTTACACAGTCAAACAGTGCTCCTAAATGGGAACTTACTTTCTGTAAATTCATCTGGGAGGATCCCTCCTTTGGAACCAATTGAAACCAGCCAGTCCGATCCAATAACTGTTGCCCCTTTCTCTATTGTATTTGCTCACATTGCTAATTCCACTGTTCCTGCTTGTGAGTATGTAGAATGA
- the LOC133674700 gene encoding cysteine--tRNA ligase, chloroplastic/mitochondrial isoform X1, with amino-acid sequence MGSLYRYYKPLTSICSSPPPTKSYLLHSIKIKTHFSPTKKTRLHRFFTSLTSSSQPSIKTNGGDASAASQSSELWLYNTMSRKKELFKPKVEGKVGMYVCGVTAYDLSHIGHARVYVTFDVLLRYLKHLGYDVHYVRNFTDVDDKIIARANELGEDPISLSKRYCEEFLHDMVYLHCLPPSVEPRVSDHMPQIIDMIERILENGYAYRIDGDVYFSVDKLPEYGRLSGRKLEDNRAGERVAVDSRKKNPADFALWKSAKEGEPFWDSPWGPGRPGWHIECSAMSAAYLGHTFDIHGGGMDLVFPHHENEIAQSCAACRDSNISYWVHNGFVTIDSEKMSKSLGNFFTIRQVIDLYHPLALRLFLLGTHYRSPVNYSDVQLESASERIFYIYQTLHDCENILSQHRVAFDTDAIPPDTINDINKFHDTFVTSMSDDLHTPVLLSALSDPLKIINDMLHTRKGKKQTKRIESIAALEKMVRNALMVLGLMPPTYNEALQQLREKALRRAKLTEDQILQKIEERTVARKDKDYEKSDAIRKDLAALGIALMDSPDGTSWRPAIPLALQEQQVAST; translated from the exons ATGGGCAGTCTTTACAGATACTACAAACCCCTGACCTCAATCTGCTCCTCTCCACCGCCTACAAAATCTTACCTCCTCCattcaatcaaaatcaaaacccattttTCTCCCACCAAGAAGACAAGACTACACCGTTTCTTCACCTCTCTAACATCATCGTCACAGCCCTCAATCAAAACCAACGGTGGAGATGCCTCTGCTGCAAGTCAATCATCAGAATTGTGGCTATACAACACAATGAGTAGAAAAAAAGAGCTATTTAAGCCAAAAGTCGAGGGTAAAGTTGGAATGTATGTTTGTGGTGTCACTGCTTATGATTTAAGCCATATTGGTCATGCTCGTGTATATGTTACCTTTGATGTTTTATTAAG GTATCTAAAACATTTGGGGTATGATGTTCATTATGTTCGGAATTTCACCGATGTTGATGATAAG ATAATTGCTCGAGCGAATGAATTAGGAGAGGATCCGATCAGTTTGAGTAAACGGTACTGTGAAGAATTCCTTCATGATATGGTGTATCTTCATTGCCTTCCGCCTTCTGTCGAGCCACGTGTGTCAGATCACATGCCCCAAATAATTGATATGATTGAGCGG ATTCTTGAGAATGGATATGCCTACAGAATTGATGGGGATGTCTACTTTTCCGTCGACAAATTACCTGAATACGGGCGATTGTCTGGACGAAAATTAGAAGATAACCGAGCTGGTGAACGAGTTGCTGTGGACTCGAGAAAGAAAAACCCTGCTGATTTTGCATTGTGGAAG TCTGCGAAGGAGGGCGAGCCCTTTTGGGACAGTCCATGGGGTCCTGGAAGACCTGGGTGGCATATCGAGTGCAGTGCCATGAGTGCTGCTTATCTTGGTCACACTTTTGACATACATGGTGGTGGAATGGACCTTGTGTTTCCCCATCATGAAAACGAAATTGCTCAGAGCTGTGCTGCATGCAGAGATAGCAATATAAGCTACTGGGTACACAATGGTTTTGTCACTATTGACTCAGAGAAAATGTCCAAATCCTTAGGAAACTTCTTCACAATTAGGCAG GTTATAGATCTTTACCATCCATTAGCTTTGAGACTTTTCCTGTTGGGGACCCACTATAGATCCCCAGTCAACTACTCTGATGTGCAGCTTGAAAGCGCTTCAGAACGTATATTTTACATCTATCAG ACGCTACATGATTGTGAAAATATTCTCAGCCAGCATCGTGTGGCATTTGATACGGATGCTATCCCGCCTGACACTATAAATGACATCAATAAGTTTCATGATACATTTGTCACCTCGATGTCAGATGATCTTCACACTCCTGTTCTTTTGTCTGCACTGTCTGAtccattaaaaatcattaatgatatgCTACACACTCGAAAG ggaaagaaacaaacaaagcgAATAGAGTCAATTGCTGCTCTGGAAAAGATGGTCAGAAATGCTCTTATGGTCTTAGGGTTGATGCCCCCAACTTACAATGAG GCTCTCCAGCAATTGAGGGAGAAGGCACTGAGGCGTGCAAAGCTGACAGAAGATCAAATATTGCAAAAAATCGAGGAAAGGACTGTAGCAAGAAAGGACAAAGACTATGAAAAATCAGATGCTATTAGGAAGGATTTAGCTGCTTTGGGCATTGCTCTTATGGATAGTCCAGATGGCACAAGTTGGAGACCAGCCATTCCGCTTGCTTTGCAAGAGCAGCAAGTTGCTTCAACTTGA
- the LOC133674700 gene encoding cysteine--tRNA ligase, chloroplastic/mitochondrial isoform X2, producing the protein MVYLHCLPPSVEPRVSDHMPQIIDMIERILENGYAYRIDGDVYFSVDKLPEYGRLSGRKLEDNRAGERVAVDSRKKNPADFALWKSAKEGEPFWDSPWGPGRPGWHIECSAMSAAYLGHTFDIHGGGMDLVFPHHENEIAQSCAACRDSNISYWVHNGFVTIDSEKMSKSLGNFFTIRQVIDLYHPLALRLFLLGTHYRSPVNYSDVQLESASERIFYIYQTLHDCENILSQHRVAFDTDAIPPDTINDINKFHDTFVTSMSDDLHTPVLLSALSDPLKIINDMLHTRKGKKQTKRIESIAALEKMVRNALMVLGLMPPTYNEALQQLREKALRRAKLTEDQILQKIEERTVARKDKDYEKSDAIRKDLAALGIALMDSPDGTSWRPAIPLALQEQQVAST; encoded by the exons ATGGTGTATCTTCATTGCCTTCCGCCTTCTGTCGAGCCACGTGTGTCAGATCACATGCCCCAAATAATTGATATGATTGAGCGG ATTCTTGAGAATGGATATGCCTACAGAATTGATGGGGATGTCTACTTTTCCGTCGACAAATTACCTGAATACGGGCGATTGTCTGGACGAAAATTAGAAGATAACCGAGCTGGTGAACGAGTTGCTGTGGACTCGAGAAAGAAAAACCCTGCTGATTTTGCATTGTGGAAG TCTGCGAAGGAGGGCGAGCCCTTTTGGGACAGTCCATGGGGTCCTGGAAGACCTGGGTGGCATATCGAGTGCAGTGCCATGAGTGCTGCTTATCTTGGTCACACTTTTGACATACATGGTGGTGGAATGGACCTTGTGTTTCCCCATCATGAAAACGAAATTGCTCAGAGCTGTGCTGCATGCAGAGATAGCAATATAAGCTACTGGGTACACAATGGTTTTGTCACTATTGACTCAGAGAAAATGTCCAAATCCTTAGGAAACTTCTTCACAATTAGGCAG GTTATAGATCTTTACCATCCATTAGCTTTGAGACTTTTCCTGTTGGGGACCCACTATAGATCCCCAGTCAACTACTCTGATGTGCAGCTTGAAAGCGCTTCAGAACGTATATTTTACATCTATCAG ACGCTACATGATTGTGAAAATATTCTCAGCCAGCATCGTGTGGCATTTGATACGGATGCTATCCCGCCTGACACTATAAATGACATCAATAAGTTTCATGATACATTTGTCACCTCGATGTCAGATGATCTTCACACTCCTGTTCTTTTGTCTGCACTGTCTGAtccattaaaaatcattaatgatatgCTACACACTCGAAAG ggaaagaaacaaacaaagcgAATAGAGTCAATTGCTGCTCTGGAAAAGATGGTCAGAAATGCTCTTATGGTCTTAGGGTTGATGCCCCCAACTTACAATGAG GCTCTCCAGCAATTGAGGGAGAAGGCACTGAGGCGTGCAAAGCTGACAGAAGATCAAATATTGCAAAAAATCGAGGAAAGGACTGTAGCAAGAAAGGACAAAGACTATGAAAAATCAGATGCTATTAGGAAGGATTTAGCTGCTTTGGGCATTGCTCTTATGGATAGTCCAGATGGCACAAGTTGGAGACCAGCCATTCCGCTTGCTTTGCAAGAGCAGCAAGTTGCTTCAACTTGA
- the LOC133673763 gene encoding uncharacterized protein LOC133673763, translating into MAVTSSPVALKEKEVVEKRSRSKRPGVRVVGGRIYDSDNGKTCHQCRQKTMDFAAACAIQKGNKLCTLKFCHKCLLNRYGEKAEEVALLDDWQCPKCRGICNCSFCMKKRGHKPTGILVYTAKENGFCSVSELLQTKGSENLNHSKDVKANDVSSKSASSYKESTVASPWKPGKENSFDGNIETNLHPQNLTPISAEKKSKKTKRKGLKEVGNGNRDAEISLEESSQKKTKREGLGKVSNGSTKGGYKKPLITEDVYENEMKTNEKDKGDVAKEKKSKTKSMELSKDKVKENKDEDVSEKKRKTKAHPQEISKKELKNGKNEDAFVEKKRTRTQPQEVSQNEVLLGANCNGGIVCCFRSDKIQTETKMAGDSCKVDKFPAEFQTTANERRTMKLQSKEIDMDIQLPQGTCLTAVAGIELPPETVGNALQFLEFCASFGKVLGLKKGQAEIALREIINGRRGRRLQSYHLAQIHVQLLSLIQKDIGEESPTLTTTNENSWFQALRKSVSKCHFLSKELPSNCFDWGNEGYDKLNSSEKLRLLNLICDEALNTKELRSWIDDENSKFLERQKEAKEKVLAAKDKEKKLKQKMLDEVAKAIIEKNGAPISVSNHKEMVSRIKSEAAQAHSEMLEAMALKKGLLSNAVRTEPVLLDVDGRAFWKLNGYNGQSDILLQDMGAWNSVAPSEKWLVYADEQKLEIEKYITSSRTKRLRVQKATETP; encoded by the exons ATGGCAGTTACTTCGAGTCCTGTTGCGCTGAAAGAAAAAGAGGTTGTAGAGAAGAGGAGTCGGTCAAAACGTCCTGGAGTTCGTGTTGTTGGAGGGAGGATCTATGATTCTGATAATGGGAAGACTTGTCATCAA TGCCGCCAAAAAACAATGGATTTTGCGGCAGCATGTGCAATTCAGAAAGGAAACAAACTATGTACTCTCAAGTTCTGCCACAAATGCCTTTTAAACAG ATACGGAGAGAAAGCAGAAGAGGTAGCATTGTTGGATGACTGGCAGTGTCCCAAGTGTAGGGGCATTTGCAACTGTAGCTTCTGCAT GAAGAAACGAGGCCACAAGCCCACTGGAATACTTGTCTACACAGCCAAGGAAAATGGGTTTTGTTCTGTCTCAGAACTGCTGCAGACTAAAGGTTCTGAAAATTTGAATCACAGCAAGGATGTGAAAGCCAATGATGTTTCGTCAAAGAGTGCGTCGTCATATAAG GAGTCTACAGTCGCTTCTCCATGGAAACCAGGGAAGGAAAATTCTTTTGATGGAAACATTGAAACGAATCTGCATCCTCAGAATTTAACACCCATCTCTGCCGAGAAGAAATCTAAGAAAACAAAACGGAAAGGACTGAAGGAAGTTGGTAATGGTAACAGGGATGCTGAAATTAGTTTAGAGGAGAGTAGtcagaagaaaacaaaaagggaaGGACTAGGGAAAGTTAGTAATGGCAGTACGAAGGGTGGTTATAAGAAGCCTCTAATTACTGAAGATGTGtatgaaaatgaaatgaagaCCAATGAAAAAGATAAAGGTGATGTTGCAAAGGAAAAGAAGTCTAAGACAAAGTCCATGGAACTTTCCAAGGACAAAGTGAAGGAAAACAAGGACGAAGATGtttctgaaaagaaaaggaagactaAGGCACATCCTCAGGAAATTTCTaagaaagaattgaaaaacGGAAAGAATGAAGATGCTTTTGTTGAGAAAAAGAGGACTAGGACACAGCCTCAAGAGGTTTCCCAGAATGAAGTTTTACTTGGTGCAAATTGTAATGGTGGAATAGTTTGTTGCTTTAGAAGCGATAAAATTCAAACGGAGACCAAGATGGCTGGAGACTCATGCAAAGTTGACAAATTTCCTGCAGAATTTCAAACCACAGCCAATGAGAGGCGTACCATGAAACTTCAGAGCAAAGAAATTGACATGGACATTCAATTGCCTCAGGGAACCTGCTTAACGGCTGTAGCAGGCATTGAGTTACCTCCCGAGACTGTTGGTAATGCATTGCAATTCTTGGAATTTTGTGCTAGTTTTGGTAAG GTTCTTGGTCTGAAGAAGGGGCAAGCTGAAATTGCACTCAGGGAAATAATAAATGGACGAAGAGGGCGTCGGTTGCAATCCTATCATCTAGCCCAGATTCATGTTCAGCTACTGTCTCTGATTCAAAAGGATATAGGAGAAGA ATCTCCAACCCTAACTACAACAAATGAAAACTCATGGTTTCAAGCTCTCAGGAAATCTGTCTCGAAATGCCATTTCTTATCAAAAGAACTTCCCTCTAATTGTTTTGACTGGGGTAATGAAGGATATGATAAGTTAAACAGCTCAGAAAAGCTTCGACTCTTGAATCTTATATGTGATGAAGCTCTTAATACCAA AGAGTTGCGCAGTTGGATTGATGATGAAAACTCCAAATTTCTTGAAAGACAGAAGGAAGCCAAAGAAAAAGTTCTTGCAGCAAAGGATAAG gagaaaaaattgaaacagaAGATGCTAGACGAGGTGGCCAAAGCTATTATTGAGAAAAATGGTGCTCCCATTTCTGTTTCTAACCATAAAGAAATGGTTTCACGAATAAAAAGTGAAGCTGCACAAGCCCACTCAGAAATGCTGGAGGCCATGGCACTGAAGA AGGGATTATTATCCAATGCTGTCAGAACAGAGCCTGTCCTTCTGGACGTTGATGGCCGAGCTTTCTGGAAACTAAATGGCTACAATGGTCAATCAGATATTCTGCTTCAAG ATATGGGTGCATGGAATTCTGTTGCACCAAGTGAAAAATGGTTAGTATATGCTGATGAACAGAAACTGGAAATTGAGAAATACATCACTTCCTCGAG GACAAAAAGGCTTAGGGTTCAAAAAGCTACCGAAACCCCTTGA
- the LOC133674149 gene encoding hydroxyproline O-galactosyltransferase HPGT2-like isoform X1, whose amino-acid sequence MESSIPLSTKPERRWRSKPLQTSKPSLFLAFFSCFAWLYVAGRLWQDAENRTLLSNLLQRNVAQVPKLLTVEDKLVVLGCKDLERRIVEAEMELTLAKSQGYIKSRLSQNESSSGKKFLAVIGVYTGFGSHLKRKVFRGSWMPRGDALKKLEERGVVIRFVIGRSANRGDSLDRNINGENRSTKDFLILEGHEEAQEELPKKVKSFFSTAVQTWDAEFYVKADNNINLDLEGLIELLEHRRTQASAYIGCMKSGEVVTEEGSPWYEPEWWKFGDEKSYFRHAAGSLLILSKKLARYIDINSASLKTYAHDDTSVGSWMMGLQATYIDDNRLCCSSIKQDKVCSQA is encoded by the exons ATGGAGAGCAGTATACCGTTATCGACAAAACCAGAGCGGCGATGGAGATCGAAGCCGTTACAGACCTCTAAACCTTCTCTTTTCCTAGCTTTCTTCTCTTGCTTCGCTTGGCTCTACGTTGCTGGCCG GTTATGGCAAGACGCAGAGAACAGAACATTACTTTCTAATCTTCTACAGAGAAATGTAGCTCAG GTACCGAAGTTGCTTACAGTCGAAGATAAGCTAGTTGTGCTAGGATGCAA GGATTTGGAGAGGAGGATAGTGGAGGCAGAAATGGAATTGACGTTGGCTAAGAGTCAAGGGTACATTAAAAGTCGGCTGTCACAAAATGAGTCTTCGTCGGGTAAAAAGTTTCTTGCAGTCATTGGTGTATATACTGGATTTGGTAGTCACTTGAAGCGGAAGGTGTTTAGAGGGTCTTGGATGCCAAGAG GTGATGccttaaaaaaacttgaggaaAGAGGAGTAGTGATCCGTTTTGTGATTGGTCGCAG TGCTAATCGAGGGGATAGCTTAGATCGAAATATCAATGGTGAAAATCGTTCAACAAAGGATTTCCTGATTCTT GAAGGTCATGAGGAGGCTCAAGAAGAATTGCCCAAGAAAGTGAAGTCCTTCTTTAGCACTGCTGTGCAAACATGGGATGCGGAATTTTATGTAAAAGCTGATAACAATATTAACCTTGATCTTG AGGGATTAATTGAACTTCTTGAACATCGTCGCACTCAAGCTAGTGCTTACATTGGCTGTATGAAATCTGGAGAAGTTGTAACTGAAGA gGGAAGCCCGTGGTATGAACCTGAATGGTGGAAATTTGGAGATGAAAAATC GTACTTCCGACATGCGGCTGGTTCACTTCTTATACTCTCCAAAAAATTGGCTCGGTATATTGACATAAACAG CGCATCTCTAAAGACTTATGCTCATGACGATACATCAGTGGGATCCTGGATGATGGGTCTCCAAGCAACCTATATAGATGACAATCGTCTTTGCTGCAGTAGCATTAAACAAG ACAAGGTTTGTTCCCAGGCTTGA
- the LOC133674149 gene encoding hydroxyproline O-galactosyltransferase HPGT2-like isoform X2, which yields MESSIPLSTKPERRWRSKPLQTSKPSLFLAFFSCFAWLYVAGRLWQDAENRTLLSNLLQRNVAQVPKLLTVEDKLVVLGCKDLERRIVEAEMELTLAKSQGYIKSRLSQNESSSGKKFLAVIGVYTGFGSHLKRKVFRGSWMPRGDALKKLEERGVVIRFVIGRSANRGDSLDRNINGENRSTKDFLILEGHEEAQEELPKKVKSFFSTAVQTWDAEFYVKADNNINLDLEGLIELLEHRRTQASAYIGCMKSGEVVTEEGSPWYEPEWWKFGDEKSLLEWPEIG from the exons ATGGAGAGCAGTATACCGTTATCGACAAAACCAGAGCGGCGATGGAGATCGAAGCCGTTACAGACCTCTAAACCTTCTCTTTTCCTAGCTTTCTTCTCTTGCTTCGCTTGGCTCTACGTTGCTGGCCG GTTATGGCAAGACGCAGAGAACAGAACATTACTTTCTAATCTTCTACAGAGAAATGTAGCTCAG GTACCGAAGTTGCTTACAGTCGAAGATAAGCTAGTTGTGCTAGGATGCAA GGATTTGGAGAGGAGGATAGTGGAGGCAGAAATGGAATTGACGTTGGCTAAGAGTCAAGGGTACATTAAAAGTCGGCTGTCACAAAATGAGTCTTCGTCGGGTAAAAAGTTTCTTGCAGTCATTGGTGTATATACTGGATTTGGTAGTCACTTGAAGCGGAAGGTGTTTAGAGGGTCTTGGATGCCAAGAG GTGATGccttaaaaaaacttgaggaaAGAGGAGTAGTGATCCGTTTTGTGATTGGTCGCAG TGCTAATCGAGGGGATAGCTTAGATCGAAATATCAATGGTGAAAATCGTTCAACAAAGGATTTCCTGATTCTT GAAGGTCATGAGGAGGCTCAAGAAGAATTGCCCAAGAAAGTGAAGTCCTTCTTTAGCACTGCTGTGCAAACATGGGATGCGGAATTTTATGTAAAAGCTGATAACAATATTAACCTTGATCTTG AGGGATTAATTGAACTTCTTGAACATCGTCGCACTCAAGCTAGTGCTTACATTGGCTGTATGAAATCTGGAGAAGTTGTAACTGAAGA gGGAAGCCCGTGGTATGAACCTGAATGGTGGAAATTTGGAGATGAAAAATC ACTGCTTGAATGGCCAGAAATTGGATAA
- the LOC133673744 gene encoding ER membrane protein complex subunit 7 homolog, with protein sequence MASFVRSKPVILLLVVQLCLSLLSPSLAISSGSSGDGYTINGRVKIPGIDAKGLGGHGKISNVKVILNGGQHVTFLRPDGYFSFHNVPAGTHLIEVVATGYFFSPVRVDVSARFPGKVQATLTEKRRSLSEMVLEPLKEEQYYEIREPFSIMSVVKSPMGLMMGFMVLVMFVMPKLMENMDPEEMKRAQEEMRNQGVPSLASMLPGAARSNN encoded by the exons ATGGCATCGTTTGTAAGATCGAAACCGGTGATTCTCCTCCTCGTCGTTCAACTAtgcctctctcttctctctccatCCCTCGCAATTTCATCTGG GTCTTCTGGTGATGGTTACACAATCAACGGTAGAGTGAAGATCCCAG GTATTGATGCAAAAGGACTTGGAGGTCATGGAAAGATATCCAATGTCAAAGTTATACTAAATGGTGGCCAGCATGTTACTTTTCTGAGGCCTGATGGATATTTTTCATT TCATAATGTGCCAGCGGGGACCCATTTAATTGAAGTGGTTGCTACCGGCTATTTCTTTTCTCCA GTCCGAGTCGATGTTAGTGCTAGATTCCCAGGTAAGGTTCAGGCAACACTAACGGAGAAAAGGAGGAGTCTAAGTGAAATGGTATTGGAGCCATTAAAGGAAGAGCAGTATTATGAG ATTAGGGAGCCCTTCTCCATAATGTCTGTTGTCAAAAGTCCGATGGGTCTCATGATGGGATTTATGGTGTTGGTTATGTTTGTGATGCCAAAATTAATGGAAAACATGG ATCCCGAAGAAATGAAGAGAGCACAAGAAGAAATGAGAAACCAAGGAGTTCCATCCCTAGCAAGTATGTTGCCAGGAGCTGCAAGGAGCAATAATTAG